A single region of the Spirochaetota bacterium genome encodes:
- a CDS encoding PorV/PorQ family protein produces MYNKKYKIYLATTALIFIIIIQRYTYAAGTIGTSGADFLEIGVGSRPLGMGEAFTAEVGDVNAIYYNPAGLGTLKFPVMSLMHQELIVDSRFENVSLAFPLYKGFFGFSTSVFWVPPFDKIDINGNKVGTVNFYNVSGILAYGYSLGFMEVGGSLKYIYQQIDTLQLQSLAFDIGILKRITMYSPFDAPIRNLSLGLSIQNIGTNAKDDSLPRLIRAGLSYKMSYFFGFNIDLVENAITSSDLYDFTSGFNESFRVNTGFELNYLDILFFRAGYKFNDAGKYTFGLGFNYAIKNVAFVVDASYQDAGVFGPIYSFTITYKLIPKVITIEDKLKAEVHYQRGIKYFITDDIDSAIEEFKKARDYNPYHKNVDKKIQDLEELKELKRQNELLEKEQQKIR; encoded by the coding sequence ATGTATAATAAAAAATATAAAATCTATCTTGCAACAACTGCTCTGATATTTATTATAATCATACAACGTTATACTTACGCTGCTGGAACTATTGGAACTTCTGGTGCTGATTTTTTAGAGATTGGTGTAGGGAGCAGACCTTTAGGAATGGGAGAAGCATTTACAGCCGAAGTGGGTGATGTAAATGCAATTTATTATAATCCTGCAGGTTTGGGGACTCTTAAGTTCCCTGTTATGAGCTTAATGCATCAGGAACTTATTGTGGATTCACGATTTGAGAACGTTTCATTAGCTTTTCCATTATATAAAGGTTTTTTTGGTTTTTCTACATCAGTTTTTTGGGTTCCTCCTTTTGATAAAATTGATATAAATGGCAATAAGGTAGGTACAGTAAACTTTTATAATGTAAGTGGTATTTTGGCATACGGTTATTCTTTAGGATTCATGGAAGTAGGCGGTTCACTTAAATATATATATCAGCAGATTGATACATTACAGTTACAATCATTGGCCTTTGATATAGGAATTTTAAAACGTATTACTATGTATTCACCATTTGATGCACCAATAAGAAACTTATCACTTGGGTTATCAATACAAAATATTGGAACAAATGCTAAAGATGATAGCTTGCCACGATTAATAAGGGCAGGTTTGTCATATAAAATGTCTTATTTTTTTGGTTTTAATATTGATTTGGTAGAAAATGCCATAACATCATCTGACTTATATGACTTTACTTCAGGATTTAATGAAAGTTTCAGAGTTAATACTGGTTTTGAACTGAATTATCTTGATATTTTATTTTTTAGAGCTGGATATAAATTTAATGATGCAGGTAAATATACTTTTGGCCTTGGTTTTAATTATGCTATAAAAAATGTTGCATTTGTTGTTGATGCTTCGTATCAGGATGCTGGGGTATTTGGTCCTATATATTCATTTACTATCACATATAAGCTTATACCCAAAGTTATCACAATCGAGGACAAGTTAAAAGCAGAAGTACATTATCAACGGGGAATAAAGTATTTTATCACTGACGATATTGATAGCGCAATTGAAGAATTTAAAAAAGCTAGAGATTATAATCCTTATCATAAAAATGTTGATAAAAAAATACAGGATCTAGAAGAATTAAAAGAACTTAAGAGGCAAAATGAGTTACTTGAGAAAGAACAACAGAAAATTAGATGA
- a CDS encoding DUF192 domain-containing protein has product MKKNTIFIVIAIYAIFITAIQNYYFIIDNFLYAQSKKHCVIYILNGVGEQVPCYVELARTAFEHAKGLMNRSQLCNSCGMLFIFDDEEYRTFWMKDTKIPLSIAFIDSVGIINDIQDMKPFQTFPTYSSKYPAKYALEVNQGWFKKNNIKTGSKVIFNGCIGK; this is encoded by the coding sequence ATGAAAAAAAACACTATATTTATAGTGATAGCCATATACGCTATTTTTATTACTGCCATTCAAAACTATTACTTCATTATTGATAATTTTTTATATGCACAGAGTAAAAAGCACTGCGTTATTTACATACTCAATGGAGTAGGTGAACAAGTTCCTTGTTATGTTGAACTTGCACGCACGGCTTTTGAGCATGCTAAAGGCTTGATGAATAGATCCCAATTGTGTAATAGTTGTGGAATGTTATTTATTTTTGATGACGAGGAATACAGAACATTCTGGATGAAGGATACAAAAATACCATTAAGTATTGCTTTTATTGATTCTGTTGGAATAATTAATGATATTCAGGATATGAAACCATTTCAAACTTTTCCAACATATTCATCAAAATATCCTGCCAAATATGCTTTGGAAGTAAATCAAGGTTGGTTTAAAAAAAATAATATTAAGACTGGATCAAAAGTAATATTCAATGGATGCATCGGTAAATAG
- the hflX gene encoding GTPase HflX — translation MDASVNRIPISENEKAILIGIQLPHNDELEVLHSIDELSQLVVTAGAVVVTKQIVKRASLDPAYIIGSGKLDEIKKIITEQSIKLVVFDLNTIRPVQIRNLENLLGCRVIGRTEVILDIFARRAKTVESKIQVELAQLNYILPRLKGLGGVLSRLGGGIGTRGPGEKMLETDRRHIVKRIQTLKKKLSHISRHRNVQRQERLQNEIIGAVVGYTNAGKSTLVNVLAKDDLFVEDRLFATLDAYTRIVYLDESHKILLTDTVGFINNLPSHLVESFKSTLEEIKYSDFIIHVVGLDSDIDKVVRVVNHELQVLNSNNKPIVLYFNKLDIAKEETINYVKLQFPDAVVGSSLTGEGIQLLKEKIIEIIEKIDKKKQIFLEYSKDVV, via the coding sequence ATGGATGCATCGGTAAATAGAATACCAATTTCTGAAAATGAAAAAGCTATTCTTATAGGCATACAACTTCCTCATAATGATGAATTGGAAGTACTTCATTCAATAGATGAGCTATCGCAATTAGTAGTTACAGCTGGTGCTGTAGTAGTTACTAAACAAATAGTCAAACGTGCATCTCTTGATCCTGCATATATTATTGGAAGCGGAAAACTTGATGAAATAAAAAAAATAATTACAGAACAATCAATAAAGTTAGTTGTATTTGATCTTAATACTATTCGTCCTGTTCAAATCAGAAACCTTGAAAATTTGCTTGGGTGCCGAGTAATAGGCAGGACAGAAGTTATTCTAGATATCTTTGCTCGAAGGGCTAAAACAGTTGAGTCCAAGATTCAGGTTGAGCTTGCTCAACTAAACTACATTCTACCAAGGCTCAAAGGACTTGGAGGTGTACTATCAAGGTTGGGTGGTGGCATTGGGACAAGAGGCCCGGGGGAGAAGATGCTAGAAACCGACAGAAGACATATTGTTAAAAGGATACAAACACTTAAAAAGAAACTATCGCACATATCACGACATAGAAATGTGCAAAGACAGGAGCGTTTACAGAATGAGATTATTGGTGCGGTAGTGGGGTATACCAACGCAGGAAAATCTACATTGGTGAATGTGCTGGCAAAAGACGATTTGTTTGTGGAAGATAGATTATTTGCTACTTTGGATGCCTATACTAGAATTGTTTATTTAGATGAATCGCATAAGATATTGTTAACGGATACAGTTGGTTTCATTAATAATCTCCCTTCACATCTGGTAGAATCATTTAAATCTACGCTAGAGGAAATAAAATATTCGGATTTTATTATACATGTTGTTGGTCTTGATTCAGATATAGATAAGGTGGTTAGAGTTGTAAATCATGAATTACAAGTACTGAATTCCAATAATAAACCTATTGTATTATATTTTAATAAACTGGATATTGCAAAAGAAGAAACAATAAATTATGTAAAGTTGCAGTTTCCCGATGCTGTTGTTGGTTCAAGTTTAACAGGTGAAGGTATTCAATTGTTGAAAGAAAAAATAATCGAAATAATAGAGAAGATAGACAAAAAGAAACAAATATTCTTGGAATATTCTAAAGATGTAGTATAG
- a CDS encoding CDP-alcohol phosphatidyltransferase family protein, whose amino-acid sequence MIELLQNEIVHSLLPLIVINCLALISFFIFLFIYPKRPKDPEIIARMHETFIGLIFREFWYWVNKPFINVFIYLQIKPNTITSLSLVLAFISAYFYYIGNFGLAGWILIVSATLDIIDGKVARTTNMVTKSGAYWDSCVDRYSEGVVFLGIAMYYQNNFIALLATIVALIGSELVSYTKARGEAIGVTTKRGVMQRAERLAILCVVSVLHPFFQVIFKNSSTNPEIVMIGAMIVMAVSTNLTAATRMRIIFREIQKTESNA is encoded by the coding sequence ATGATTGAATTGCTTCAAAATGAAATTGTACATTCACTGTTACCGTTGATAGTAATAAATTGCCTGGCATTAATTAGTTTTTTTATTTTTTTATTTATTTACCCTAAAAGGCCTAAAGATCCAGAAATTATTGCAAGGATGCATGAAACCTTTATTGGTTTGATATTCAGAGAATTTTGGTACTGGGTAAATAAGCCTTTCATTAATGTGTTTATTTATTTACAAATAAAACCAAATACTATTACTTCGCTTTCACTGGTTCTTGCATTTATAAGTGCATACTTTTACTATATTGGCAATTTTGGTTTAGCAGGTTGGATACTAATTGTTAGCGCTACATTAGATATAATTGATGGGAAGGTAGCACGTACCACTAATATGGTAACAAAATCAGGAGCATACTGGGATTCATGTGTCGATAGATATAGTGAAGGGGTGGTATTTTTAGGAATAGCTATGTATTATCAAAACAACTTCATTGCATTGCTTGCTACCATAGTTGCCTTAATTGGTTCTGAGCTTGTAAGTTATACAAAAGCCCGTGGCGAAGCAATAGGTGTCACAACAAAACGTGGAGTGATGCAGAGAGCTGAACGCTTAGCTATTCTTTGTGTTGTTTCTGTATTGCATCCATTTTTCCAGGTAATTTTTAAAAATTCATCAACCAACCCTGAAATAGTTATGATTGGTGCTATGATTGTAATGGCAGTTTCCACAAATTTAACTGCAGCAACCAGAATGCGTATTATTTTCAGGGAGATACAGAAAACTGAGAGCAATGCATGA
- the prfB gene encoding peptide chain release factor 2, which produces MRELQQLETNINELYTALHIEDKKQQLQLLVEETYKEDFWQDQARSTSIQQQITQIKKNVEPWDTLRKEVSDSISLLEMAIDENDNEVIVEIASRVDQFKKRFEQLETRELLSEPDDDKNAIMTIHPGAGGTESQDWASMLMRMYVRWAEDNGFAIEILDYMPDIEAGIKEVVMLIKGDYAYGLLKGERGIHRLVRISPFDSNQRRHTSFASVDVIPEAPEDIDIEIKESDLRIDTYRASGAGGQHVNRTDSAVRITHLPTGIVVQCQNERSQHKNKAYAMKILKSRLYELKRSEIEKEKLEKFGEKKDIAWGNQIRSYVFHPYTMVKDHRTGEETGSVDHVMDGDINRFIYAYLKSLKSIKIKR; this is translated from the coding sequence ATGCGTGAATTACAGCAACTTGAAACTAATATTAATGAGCTCTATACTGCTCTTCATATAGAAGATAAGAAGCAGCAGTTGCAATTATTAGTTGAAGAAACATATAAAGAGGATTTCTGGCAGGATCAAGCACGAAGTACTTCTATCCAGCAGCAAATCACTCAGATTAAAAAGAATGTAGAGCCATGGGATACTTTAAGAAAAGAAGTATCAGACTCAATATCACTTCTTGAAATGGCAATAGATGAAAATGATAACGAAGTAATTGTAGAAATTGCTTCAAGAGTAGACCAGTTTAAAAAACGATTTGAACAATTGGAAACAAGGGAATTATTATCAGAACCCGATGATGATAAAAATGCAATTATGACTATTCATCCTGGTGCTGGCGGTACTGAATCACAGGATTGGGCAAGCATGCTTATGCGTATGTATGTTCGTTGGGCTGAAGATAATGGATTTGCTATAGAAATACTGGATTACATGCCAGATATTGAAGCTGGTATTAAAGAAGTTGTAATGCTAATTAAAGGTGATTATGCCTATGGGCTGTTAAAAGGAGAACGGGGTATACATAGATTAGTACGTATCTCGCCATTTGATAGCAACCAGAGGCGACATACTTCCTTTGCATCAGTTGATGTTATTCCTGAAGCGCCAGAAGATATTGATATTGAAATTAAGGAATCTGACTTAAGAATTGATACATATAGAGCATCTGGAGCTGGTGGGCAACATGTTAACAGGACTGATTCAGCGGTACGAATTACTCATTTACCAACAGGTATTGTGGTTCAATGTCAGAATGAACGTTCACAACATAAAAACAAAGCCTATGCTATGAAGATTTTGAAATCGCGGTTATATGAACTTAAAAGAAGTGAGATAGAAAAAGAGAAATTAGAAAAATTTGGTGAAAAAAAAGACATAGCATGGGGCAATCAAATCCGTTCATACGTGTTTCATCCATATACAATGGTGAAAGACCATCGTACAGGAGAGGAAACCGGCTCGGTAGACCATGTCATGGATGGTGACATTAACAGATTTATTTACGCATATCTGAAAAGCCTTAAAAGTATAAAAATTAAGCGATAA
- a CDS encoding tetratricopeptide repeat protein — protein sequence MKYDNPSQIIPIFYTQNDYVSWKAIVKGRIISIGEREDTAKQELTRTLQPKTKITVRLYNTEGIHKGTTLYVINSSNLIVSRFTVENIFRSQSFGDMLVGYGFFRLSTIGDRVVQRFEGAYPEFAKIHKARGDYYKNTGEFGNAIKEYNQAIILDAHYPEAHIELGKIYFNDNVLQFAFNEFEHAYKNKERIIDKQDHFELLLYMTKTRYIEAYETNIPLKLKEQYINDGIKYAKEALEIIPDSVEILYMLGIMYYKKVDPDDVAAKKTFEKVIELDPTHIGAYIALSELYLKHKNHSKANYYSQKALTIDPANERARFLYRMTKGK from the coding sequence ATGAAATATGATAATCCTTCACAAATTATTCCTATATTTTATACTCAAAATGATTATGTTTCATGGAAAGCGATAGTTAAAGGGAGAATTATAAGCATTGGTGAAAGGGAAGATACAGCAAAGCAGGAATTAACACGCACTCTTCAGCCAAAAACAAAGATAACAGTACGTCTCTATAACACAGAAGGTATCCATAAAGGCACAACTTTATATGTTATTAATTCCAGTAATTTAATTGTATCCCGTTTTACAGTTGAAAACATTTTCAGATCCCAGTCATTTGGCGATATGTTGGTTGGATATGGATTTTTTAGATTATCAACAATAGGAGATAGAGTGGTACAACGCTTTGAAGGCGCCTATCCTGAATTTGCAAAAATACATAAAGCAAGAGGTGATTATTATAAAAATACTGGAGAATTTGGCAATGCTATAAAAGAATACAATCAGGCAATAATTCTTGATGCTCACTATCCGGAAGCACATATTGAATTAGGCAAAATATATTTCAATGATAATGTTTTACAATTTGCTTTTAACGAATTTGAGCATGCATATAAAAATAAAGAAAGAATAATTGATAAACAGGATCATTTTGAATTGCTTTTGTATATGACTAAAACGCGTTATATTGAAGCATACGAAACAAATATACCATTAAAGCTTAAAGAGCAATATATTAATGATGGAATCAAATATGCCAAAGAAGCGTTAGAAATAATACCAGATTCTGTGGAAATATTGTATATGTTAGGAATAATGTATTACAAAAAAGTTGATCCTGATGATGTGGCTGCTAAAAAGACTTTTGAAAAGGTAATTGAATTGGATCCAACACACATTGGTGCATATATTGCTTTGTCTGAATTGTACTTAAAACATAAAAATCATAGTAAAGCTAATTATTACTCACAAAAAGCCCTTACTATAGATCCGGCAAACGAACGAGCTCGTTTCTTATACAGAATGACAAAAGGAAAATAG
- a CDS encoding iron hydrogenase small subunit codes for MKHTRKSFINLSIISVIFFSSFNFVSKVFASTHYTLKSKRTKGVYEYDKSMQIRKSQDNPLIKTLYKEYLEHPHSHLAHKLLHTHYIDRSSGYKALKEKRILI; via the coding sequence ATGAAACATACAAGAAAATCCTTTATAAATTTATCAATCATAAGTGTTATTTTCTTTAGTAGCTTCAATTTTGTTTCAAAAGTTTTTGCTTCTACACATTACACTTTAAAAAGTAAAAGAACAAAGGGAGTGTATGAATATGATAAATCTATGCAAATAAGAAAATCACAGGATAATCCATTAATAAAAACACTTTATAAAGAATACCTTGAACATCCCCATTCGCATCTGGCTCATAAATTACTTCATACACATTACATAGACAGGTCTTCAGGGTATAAAGCTTTAAAAGAAAAAAGAATTTTAATATGA
- a CDS encoding cysteine synthase family protein, producing the protein MQKINNKLHISDYSLVHAIGNTPLIKLHKLSPDNTIILAKFEGANPGGSIKDRTAWYMIKKAIESGELTPDKIILEPTSGNTGIGLAMVGSALGYKVILCMPKCVSVERQQTLIAFGAQLVLTEGCLGTDGAIIQARKMYQENPEIYFMPDQFSNPANVLAHYETTGAEILAQTGGQIDAFVAGIGTTGTIMGVTKRLKEYNPSIKIFAVEPVIGHSIQGLKNMKEAIVPSIYNPDILDDIITVDDETAFEYTRKLALQEGLFCGMSSGAAVAGSIEVAKRIKHGRIVTILPDRGDRYLSTALFQSICAKCPP; encoded by the coding sequence ATGCAAAAAATTAATAACAAATTACATATTTCAGACTATTCCCTAGTTCATGCCATAGGGAATACTCCACTTATTAAGCTTCATAAATTATCTCCTGATAACACCATAATATTAGCAAAATTTGAAGGTGCTAACCCTGGTGGTTCCATTAAAGACCGTACCGCATGGTATATGATAAAAAAGGCAATTGAATCAGGTGAACTTACTCCTGATAAAATTATTCTTGAACCTACCAGTGGCAATACAGGGATAGGCCTTGCTATGGTTGGTTCGGCATTAGGATATAAAGTCATATTATGTATGCCAAAATGTGTAAGTGTTGAACGTCAGCAAACGCTTATAGCATTTGGCGCTCAATTAGTTTTAACCGAAGGATGTTTGGGCACTGATGGTGCTATTATTCAGGCCCGTAAAATGTATCAGGAAAACCCTGAAATATATTTTATGCCCGATCAGTTTTCAAATCCTGCAAATGTCCTTGCTCATTATGAAACAACAGGCGCTGAAATACTAGCGCAAACAGGTGGCCAAATTGACGCTTTTGTTGCAGGAATAGGTACAACCGGAACTATAATGGGAGTAACCAAACGCCTTAAAGAATATAATCCATCAATAAAAATTTTTGCGGTAGAACCTGTAATTGGTCATTCAATACAGGGTTTAAAAAATATGAAAGAAGCAATTGTTCCTTCAATTTACAACCCCGACATTCTTGATGACATTATAACAGTTGATGACGAAACAGCATTTGAATATACCCGTAAATTGGCCTTGCAGGAAGGTCTTTTTTGTGGAATGTCAAGTGGCGCTGCGGTTGCAGGGAGTATAGAAGTAGCCAAGCGTATTAAACATGGTAGAATTGTAACTATCCTACCTGATAGAGGTGATAGGTACTTATCAACTGCATTATTCCAATCAATCTGTGCTAAATGCCCACCCTAA
- a CDS encoding peptidoglycan DD-metalloendopeptidase family protein, which produces MYDFKRYTFPDERKKNSYIYGFFSILFILVIVIFTLIADKPQSNVKKIASSNLASVENKLIVDGLKMEDDVPPAESEGEIIFDDSFDDDIDITNIVPVETQKSKKKVINFNIEELRKKDKRWHVSKYTIQKNDNVWKIAKRYNTSYKLILLANNINNPELLQPGKMILVPNKNGVFHRINKGQSLISIARHYNVPLRDIIASNQLKDSDQVIHGQTIFVPDARSTYNDKKNEQSIVKKEIVKVNNRNKMNITLLWPVVGKLTSSFGSRRNPLGKGKQFHCGLDISCDIDTPVKAALDGTVIYSGWKDGYGNVVVLRHDNGYISVYGHNSKNMVQEGESVKKGQVIAKSGMTGSVTGAHLHFEFRKYMTPLNPIKFLKEK; this is translated from the coding sequence ATGTATGATTTTAAACGGTATACCTTCCCCGACGAAAGGAAAAAGAATTCCTATATTTATGGTTTTTTTTCAATATTATTTATACTGGTGATAGTTATATTCACTCTCATTGCTGACAAGCCACAAAGTAATGTTAAAAAAATTGCTTCATCTAATCTTGCATCAGTAGAAAATAAGTTGATAGTTGACGGCCTTAAAATGGAAGATGATGTCCCACCAGCTGAATCCGAGGGCGAAATTATTTTTGATGATAGTTTTGATGATGATATTGATATTACAAACATAGTTCCTGTTGAAACTCAAAAAAGTAAAAAAAAAGTAATCAATTTTAATATAGAAGAATTAAGAAAGAAAGATAAACGCTGGCATGTATCTAAATATACAATACAGAAAAACGACAATGTATGGAAAATTGCAAAAAGATACAATACAAGTTATAAATTAATCTTGCTTGCTAACAACATAAACAATCCCGAACTCTTACAACCAGGCAAAATGATTCTTGTTCCAAATAAAAACGGCGTATTTCATAGAATAAATAAAGGTCAATCATTGATTTCAATTGCACGTCATTATAATGTGCCGTTACGAGATATAATAGCTAGTAATCAATTAAAGGATTCAGATCAGGTGATTCATGGACAAACAATCTTTGTTCCAGATGCACGATCTACATATAATGATAAAAAAAATGAACAGAGTATTGTAAAAAAAGAGATAGTAAAAGTAAACAATCGAAATAAAATGAATATCACTTTGCTATGGCCAGTGGTAGGAAAACTTACATCTAGTTTTGGAAGCAGAAGGAATCCACTTGGGAAAGGTAAACAATTTCACTGTGGGCTTGATATTAGCTGTGATATAGACACACCTGTAAAAGCAGCATTGGATGGTACAGTTATTTATTCAGGTTGGAAAGATGGATATGGAAATGTTGTTGTTTTGCGACATGATAACGGGTATATTTCAGTATATGGACATAATAGCAAAAACATGGTTCAGGAAGGGGAAAGCGTGAAAAAGGGACAGGTTATTGCCAAAAGTGGTATGACGGGTTCGGTAACAGGTGCTCATTTGCACTTTGAATTTAGAAAGTATATGACCCCACTTAATCCAATTAAGTTTTTGAAGGAAAAGTAA
- the mtaB gene encoding tRNA (N(6)-L-threonylcarbamoyladenosine(37)-C(2))-methylthiotransferase MtaB, with product MHEKTFSIKTLGCKCNQYESAQIASQFVSSGYKPVPFGSPADVVIINTCTVTDKSNKKCRNYIRQGAKFSKTGKVIVTGCMVETHKDELDAMNEVLATFTNSQKEHLVVEYGAFAHNIDNSTLDAIYTTYALPYMRTRGYIKIQDGCDGECSYCIVPKVRGIPVSRRLNDIVEHAKYLIAHKCPEIVLTGITIGKYHFENDNLATLIKKLINLEGDFRIRVTSVEPTHVNKELIDVLKHVKVCKHIHLPLQSGSDKILSDMHRPYTVDFYRQLVKEIRLAIPEIAIGTDIIVGYPTESDDDFESTVQLVKELSFAYVHQFSYSPREGTISSNYRPLPYDTVSKRAHILRQVAHLQSVAYKRKFLHACRPAVIEKDTDGITALTDNYLKVILDNNHFNLSKVGTLQSVHIYAIEDMLLFGEIV from the coding sequence ATGCATGAAAAAACTTTTTCAATTAAAACATTAGGTTGTAAATGCAATCAGTATGAATCTGCACAAATAGCTTCACAGTTTGTATCATCTGGATATAAGCCAGTTCCTTTTGGCTCACCTGCCGATGTTGTTATAATTAACACCTGTACAGTAACCGATAAGAGCAACAAAAAATGCCGTAATTATATTCGTCAAGGAGCTAAATTTTCAAAAACGGGTAAAGTCATTGTGACCGGTTGCATGGTGGAAACTCACAAAGATGAACTTGATGCTATGAATGAAGTGCTTGCCACTTTTACTAATTCTCAAAAGGAACATCTGGTTGTAGAATATGGTGCTTTTGCTCATAATATTGATAACTCGACCTTAGATGCAATTTACACTACCTATGCACTACCATACATGCGTACTCGTGGTTACATAAAAATTCAGGATGGATGTGATGGTGAGTGTTCATACTGTATAGTACCAAAAGTGAGAGGAATTCCTGTATCACGAAGGCTTAATGATATTGTTGAACATGCAAAATATTTGATTGCCCATAAATGCCCTGAGATTGTATTAACAGGAATTACAATTGGTAAATATCATTTCGAGAATGATAATTTAGCTACGCTTATAAAAAAATTGATTAATCTTGAAGGTGATTTCAGGATACGTGTTACTTCTGTTGAACCCACTCATGTTAATAAAGAACTTATAGATGTGTTGAAGCATGTTAAAGTATGTAAACACATTCATCTCCCACTGCAATCAGGTTCGGATAAAATACTCTCTGATATGCATAGGCCGTATACAGTGGATTTTTATAGACAATTAGTGAAGGAAATTAGATTGGCAATACCTGAAATTGCCATTGGTACAGATATTATTGTAGGATATCCAACAGAAAGTGATGATGATTTCGAATCCACAGTACAATTGGTTAAAGAATTGTCGTTTGCGTATGTACATCAGTTTAGCTACTCACCACGAGAGGGAACTATATCTAGTAACTATCGCCCATTACCATATGATACAGTAAGCAAACGTGCCCATATATTACGCCAGGTAGCTCATTTACAATCAGTTGCGTATAAAAGAAAATTTTTACATGCATGTAGGCCTGCTGTTATAGAAAAAGATACAGATGGTATAACGGCACTCACTGATAATTATCTCAAAGTTATTCTTGATAATAATCATTTTAACTTAAGCAAAGTAGGTACATTGCAATCAGTACATATATATGCCATTGAAGATATGCTGCTTTTTGGAGAAATAGTGTAA
- the rph gene encoding ribonuclease PH, with protein MSYLRKNNRKLDEIRKVIVTPNFCPASLGSVLYQCGNTQVICAVSITPQVPQHALDKGTGWITAEYSLLPYATNPRTERRNIRPDGRSVEIQRLIGRSLRTILDLEKMQGVSLIVDCDVLQADGGTRTAAISGAYIALQLAIKRLLHQNYITDNPIKAQVAAISIGYIGNDLLLDLDYEEDSQCDVDMNLVMDSKNNIIEIQGTGEKRSFSNSELESMLRLAQDGIQKIFAIQNDVLKLYL; from the coding sequence ATGAGTTACTTGAGAAAGAACAACAGAAAATTAGATGAAATAAGGAAAGTAATAGTTACACCTAATTTTTGTCCTGCTTCATTAGGGTCGGTTTTATATCAATGTGGCAATACACAGGTAATTTGTGCTGTATCAATTACACCACAGGTGCCACAACATGCACTTGATAAAGGCACTGGTTGGATAACAGCTGAGTACAGTTTACTACCCTATGCCACAAATCCAAGAACTGAAAGAAGAAATATACGCCCAGATGGAAGATCAGTAGAAATTCAACGGCTGATTGGTAGAAGTTTGCGTACAATTTTGGATTTAGAAAAAATGCAGGGTGTTTCTTTAATTGTTGATTGCGATGTTCTTCAGGCTGATGGTGGAACAAGGACTGCAGCAATATCTGGTGCATATATTGCACTGCAGTTAGCAATTAAAAGATTATTACACCAAAATTACATTACCGATAATCCTATTAAAGCACAGGTTGCGGCAATCTCTATAGGTTATATTGGAAATGATTTATTATTAGATCTTGATTATGAAGAAGATTCCCAATGTGATGTTGACATGAATTTAGTGATGGATAGTAAAAATAACATAATTGAAATTCAGGGAACTGGTGAAAAAAGATCATTTTCAAATAGTGAGCTTGAATCAATGCTTCGATTAGCTCAAGATGGGATACAAAAGATATTTGCAATACAAAATGATGTGCTTAAATTGTATCTATAA